From a region of the Zingiber officinale cultivar Zhangliang chromosome 4B, Zo_v1.1, whole genome shotgun sequence genome:
- the LOC121975711 gene encoding uncharacterized protein LOC121975711, whose product MGGGGGEGHGHHAGVEDFRTKVWSMTGGPYCRPKHWRRNTAIAMFGIFLVCIPIAIKSAELEQRPHHPVRPIPSQLWCKNFGNNKY is encoded by the exons ATGGGTGGAGGCGGCGGAGAAGGCCACGGTCACCATGCCGGAGTGGAGGATTTCAGGACCAAGGTTTGGAGCATGACGGGCGGGCCCTATTGCCGCCCCAAGCACTGGAGGCGCAACACTGCGATCGCTATGTTCGGTATCTTCCTTGTCTGCATCCCCATCGCCATAAAATCTGCCGAGCTTGAG CAACGGCCTCATCACCCAGTTCGCCCAATTCCTTCTCAGCTTTGGTGCAAGAACTTTGGCAACAATAAATACTAG